One window from the genome of Streptomyces sp. NBC_01476 encodes:
- a CDS encoding ribonucleoside-diphosphate reductase subunit alpha — MTIAPSAPAPTAAAVPAPHDAAGDELLRHLIALTADLPDTDPGRVAAAALRGRNAGSDSAGLRTLATEAAAGLISEDPAYSRLAARLLTRTIADEAAGQGAGSFTASIGVGHREGLIAERAAAFATRYATELNGLADQALADGADDRFGYFGLRTLYSRYLLRHPITRQVIETPQFFMLRVAAGLAEGDTPQALTEVAALYRLMSALDYLPSSPTLFNSGTRHPQMSSCYLLDSPLDELDSIYDRYHQVARLSKHAGGIGLPFSRIRARGSLIRGTNGHSNGIVPFLKTLDASVAAVNQGGRRKGAAAVYLETWHADIEEFLELRDNTGEDARRTHNLNLAHWVPDEFMRRVEADADWSLFSPADTPGLVDLWGDSFDAAYRAAEAAGLAQRTLPARELYGRMMRTLAQTGQGWMTFKDAANRTANQTALPGHTVHSSNLCTEILEVTDDGETAVCNLGSVNLGAFVTPGAPAADLDWTRLDETVRTAITFLDRVVDINFYPTEQAGRSNAKWRPVGLGVMGLQDVFFKLRLPFDSPEAKALSTKIAERVMLAAYEASCDLAERAGALPAWEKTRTARGILHPDHFGVDFHWPERWAALRERVAATGMRNALLLAIAPTATIASIAGAYECIEPQVSNLFKRETLSGEFLQVNSYLVADLKRLGVWDAQSREALRDANGSVQGFSWIPAEVRGLYRTAWEIPQRGLIDMAAARTPFLDQSQSLNLFLETPTIGKLSSMYAYAWKQGLKTTYYLRSRPATRIARAAQAQPTAVIPAPADPEAVACSLENPESCEACQ, encoded by the coding sequence GTGACCATCGCGCCGTCAGCCCCCGCGCCCACCGCCGCAGCGGTCCCAGCACCGCACGACGCCGCCGGAGACGAACTCCTGCGCCATCTCATCGCGCTGACCGCGGACCTCCCCGACACCGACCCCGGCCGGGTGGCCGCCGCCGCACTGCGCGGGCGCAACGCGGGCTCCGACAGCGCCGGACTCCGCACGCTGGCCACCGAGGCCGCGGCCGGCCTGATCTCCGAGGACCCGGCGTACTCGCGGCTCGCCGCCCGCCTGCTCACCCGCACCATCGCCGACGAGGCGGCCGGCCAGGGCGCCGGCTCGTTCACCGCCTCGATCGGGGTCGGCCACCGCGAGGGCCTGATCGCCGAGCGCGCCGCCGCCTTCGCCACCCGGTACGCCACCGAGCTGAACGGCCTGGCCGACCAGGCCCTCGCCGACGGCGCCGACGACCGCTTCGGCTACTTCGGGCTGCGCACCCTCTACAGCCGCTACCTGCTGCGGCACCCCATCACCCGGCAGGTCATCGAGACCCCGCAGTTCTTCATGCTGCGGGTGGCGGCCGGCCTCGCCGAGGGGGACACCCCGCAGGCGCTCACCGAAGTCGCCGCCCTCTACCGGCTGATGAGCGCCCTGGACTACCTGCCCAGCTCCCCCACCCTCTTCAACTCCGGCACCCGGCACCCGCAGATGTCCTCCTGCTACCTGCTGGACTCCCCGCTGGACGAGCTGGACTCGATCTACGACCGGTACCACCAGGTGGCCCGCCTCTCCAAGCACGCCGGCGGCATCGGCCTGCCGTTCTCCCGGATCCGCGCCCGCGGTTCGCTGATCCGCGGCACCAACGGGCACTCCAACGGCATCGTGCCGTTCCTCAAGACGCTCGACGCCTCCGTCGCCGCGGTCAACCAGGGCGGCCGGCGCAAAGGCGCCGCCGCCGTCTACCTGGAGACCTGGCACGCGGACATCGAGGAGTTCCTGGAACTGCGGGACAACACCGGCGAGGACGCCCGCCGCACCCACAACCTCAACCTGGCGCACTGGGTGCCGGACGAGTTCATGCGCCGGGTCGAGGCGGACGCCGACTGGTCGCTCTTCTCCCCGGCCGACACGCCCGGACTGGTCGACCTGTGGGGCGATAGCTTCGACGCCGCCTACCGCGCGGCCGAAGCCGCCGGCCTGGCCCAGCGCACCCTGCCCGCACGGGAGTTGTACGGCCGGATGATGCGTACCCTCGCGCAGACCGGCCAGGGCTGGATGACCTTCAAGGACGCCGCCAACCGCACCGCCAACCAGACCGCGCTGCCCGGCCACACCGTCCACTCCTCCAACCTCTGCACCGAGATCCTCGAAGTCACCGACGACGGCGAGACCGCGGTCTGCAACCTCGGCTCGGTCAACCTCGGCGCCTTCGTCACCCCGGGCGCCCCGGCCGCCGACCTCGACTGGACCCGGCTGGACGAGACCGTCCGCACCGCCATCACCTTCCTCGACCGGGTGGTGGACATCAACTTCTACCCGACCGAGCAGGCCGGCCGCTCCAACGCCAAGTGGCGCCCGGTGGGCCTGGGCGTAATGGGCCTGCAGGACGTCTTCTTCAAGCTGCGGCTGCCCTTCGACTCGCCCGAGGCGAAGGCGCTGTCCACGAAGATCGCCGAGCGGGTCATGCTCGCCGCCTACGAAGCCTCCTGCGACCTCGCCGAGCGGGCCGGCGCGCTGCCCGCCTGGGAGAAGACCAGGACCGCGCGGGGAATCCTGCACCCGGACCACTTCGGCGTGGACTTCCACTGGCCCGAGCGCTGGGCCGCGCTGCGCGAACGCGTCGCGGCCACCGGGATGCGCAACGCCCTGCTGCTGGCCATCGCCCCGACCGCGACCATCGCCTCCATCGCGGGCGCGTACGAGTGCATCGAGCCGCAGGTCTCCAACCTCTTCAAGCGCGAGACGCTCTCCGGCGAGTTCCTCCAGGTCAACTCCTACCTGGTGGCCGACCTCAAGCGGCTCGGCGTCTGGGACGCCCAGTCCCGGGAGGCGCTGCGCGACGCCAACGGCTCGGTCCAGGGCTTCAGCTGGATCCCGGCGGAGGTACGCGGGCTGTACCGCACCGCCTGGGAGATCCCGCAGCGCGGCCTGATCGACATGGCGGCGGCCCGCACCCCGTTCCTGGACCAGAGCCAGTCGCTGAACCTGTTCCTGGAGACGCCGACCATCGGCAAGCTCAGCTCGATGTACGCCTACGCCTGGAAGCAGGGCCTGAAGACCACGTACTACCTGCGGTCCCGGCCGGCCACCCGGATCGCCCGCGCCGCCCAGGCCCAGCCCACTGCCGTCATCCCGGCGCCGGCCGACCCCGAGGCGGTCGCCTGCTCCCTGGAGAACCCCGAGTCCTGCGAGGCATGCCAGTAA
- the fabF gene encoding beta-ketoacyl-ACP synthase II, which translates to MVTGFGAITPVGNDRESTWRALLDGRSGIGPITRFDAAGLPTRIAGEVRGFDPAAHFDRKRLRRMARFTQLAVAAAREAAADAALVVGEDAGGVDAERVGVVVNTAVVGMGEIEAAVDTMHADPRKVSPYFVPSVIPNMPACEVAIDLGVHGPVTASALACASGIHALLEARRLILSGEADVVIAGGTDSAITRVMFTGLSTMGALSQRNDEPELASRPFDADRDGFVFGEGAVVCVLESAEHAKARGARPYAEVAGGALTSDAFHVSAPDPSGTYAVAAMRKALRAADTPATEVDYVCAHGTSTRINDLIETRAVRETYGPHADRLLVSSPKSMTGHLIGAAGALSAMVCALAIRDGVVPPTVNLDTPGDECDLDYVPHRARKANVRTAAVNAFGFGGQNCVAILRRV; encoded by the coding sequence GTGGTGACGGGTTTCGGCGCGATCACCCCGGTCGGCAACGACCGGGAGAGCACCTGGCGGGCCCTGCTCGACGGCCGGTCCGGGATCGGCCCGATCACCCGCTTCGACGCCGCCGGGCTGCCCACCCGGATCGCCGGTGAGGTCCGCGGCTTCGACCCGGCCGCGCACTTCGACCGCAAGAGGCTGCGGCGGATGGCCCGCTTCACCCAGCTCGCCGTCGCCGCCGCGCGGGAGGCCGCCGCCGACGCCGCCCTCGTGGTGGGCGAGGACGCCGGCGGGGTGGACGCCGAGCGGGTCGGGGTGGTCGTCAACACCGCCGTGGTGGGGATGGGCGAGATCGAGGCCGCGGTGGACACCATGCACGCCGACCCGCGCAAGGTGAGCCCGTACTTCGTGCCCTCGGTCATTCCGAACATGCCGGCCTGCGAGGTGGCCATCGACCTCGGGGTGCACGGCCCGGTCACCGCGAGCGCGCTGGCCTGCGCGAGCGGCATCCACGCGCTGCTGGAGGCGCGCCGGCTGATCCTGTCCGGCGAGGCGGACGTGGTGATCGCCGGGGGCACCGACTCGGCCATCACCCGGGTGATGTTCACCGGGCTGAGCACCATGGGCGCGCTGTCGCAGCGCAACGACGAACCGGAGCTGGCCAGCCGCCCCTTCGACGCCGACCGGGACGGCTTCGTCTTCGGCGAGGGCGCCGTCGTCTGCGTCCTGGAGTCGGCCGAGCACGCCAAGGCCCGCGGCGCCCGCCCGTACGCCGAGGTCGCCGGCGGCGCGCTGACCAGTGACGCCTTCCATGTCAGTGCCCCCGATCCGAGCGGTACGTACGCGGTGGCCGCCATGCGCAAGGCGCTGCGGGCCGCGGACACACCGGCCACCGAGGTGGACTACGTGTGCGCGCACGGCACTTCGACCCGGATCAACGACCTCATCGAGACCCGCGCCGTCCGGGAGACCTACGGCCCGCACGCCGACCGGCTGCTCGTCAGCTCGCCCAAGTCGATGACCGGCCACCTGATCGGGGCGGCCGGGGCGCTGTCGGCGATGGTCTGCGCGCTCGCCATCCGGGACGGCGTCGTACCGCCCACCGTCAACCTGGACACGCCGGGCGACGAGTGCGACCTCGACTACGTACCCCACCGGGCCCGTAAGGCGAACGTGCGGACCGCCGCCGTGAACGCCTTCGGTTTCGGCGGCCAGAACTGTGTGGCGATCCTGCGCCGGGTGTGA
- a CDS encoding class I adenylate-forming enzyme family protein — protein MTAPHENFSPAPSDGSNGSDASGVPTGPAGTSYDPAAFRDVFEKQFTYWAGVRRNTHRYARRTAMSDPVSGRSWTYAELGADVEKLAAGLAAAGVRPGDVVVYQLFNGPEFALLYLATQRLGAVGSPANFRLAPGETAHTLDTGRPTAYVYDTALAESAGQALRIAAHRPAVLVHVDAPEGARPLPGSLPFAALLSRGAGSGTGELPQPAAGLYGETTRLYTSGTTGLPKGVPLNNATEVLSAHDVIMHFPLTPEDRTLNMTPWFHRGGLYSGGPNPVFYVGAEAVPLRHFDPDTVLDLVQERGLTFLIGAPTNLERLADAQQARPRDLSTLRGIVTMGAPLERHACLRYQEVLTPRIFNGYGTTEAFWNTFLRPSDLPGHAGSAGRACTDDDVAVVRIHDGRRAAPDDFAAKDGAEVGEVIVRSLKAGYAYTARPEEQAENYRDGWLYIGDLATWDEDEYVTIVGRRDDMIISGGENIHPVQVEEVLNEHPGIADAAVVGAPDPRWGQLVTAYVVRRDPELTAADCEKHCRAHPMLAPYKRPRAYRFVDALPTTSTGKKLHYVLREQAARDLTDGTLQRV, from the coding sequence ATGACCGCTCCGCACGAGAATTTTTCCCCCGCCCCTTCCGACGGGTCCAACGGGTCCGACGCGTCCGGCGTCCCCACCGGACCCGCGGGGACGTCCTACGACCCGGCCGCGTTCCGGGACGTCTTCGAGAAGCAGTTCACCTACTGGGCGGGCGTCCGCCGCAACACCCACCGGTACGCCCGGCGGACGGCGATGAGCGACCCGGTGAGCGGCCGCAGCTGGACGTACGCGGAGCTGGGCGCCGATGTCGAGAAGCTGGCGGCCGGGCTGGCCGCGGCCGGCGTACGGCCCGGCGACGTGGTGGTGTACCAGCTCTTCAACGGCCCCGAGTTCGCGCTGCTCTACCTGGCGACCCAGCGGCTCGGCGCCGTCGGCTCGCCGGCCAACTTCCGGCTGGCACCGGGCGAGACGGCCCACACGCTGGACACCGGCCGGCCCACCGCGTACGTCTACGACACCGCCCTGGCGGAGAGCGCCGGGCAGGCGCTGCGGATCGCCGCGCACCGGCCCGCGGTGCTGGTGCACGTCGACGCCCCCGAGGGCGCCCGCCCGCTGCCCGGCTCCCTGCCGTTCGCCGCACTGCTGAGCCGGGGGGCGGGCAGCGGCACCGGGGAACTGCCGCAGCCGGCCGCCGGGCTGTACGGCGAGACCACCCGCCTGTACACCTCGGGCACCACCGGCCTGCCCAAGGGCGTACCGCTCAACAACGCCACCGAGGTGCTCTCCGCGCACGACGTGATCATGCACTTCCCGCTGACGCCCGAGGACCGCACGCTGAACATGACGCCGTGGTTCCACCGCGGCGGCCTGTACTCCGGCGGTCCCAACCCGGTCTTCTACGTGGGCGCCGAAGCGGTGCCGCTGCGGCACTTCGACCCGGACACCGTGCTCGACCTGGTGCAGGAGCGCGGCCTGACCTTCCTGATCGGCGCGCCGACCAATCTGGAGCGGCTGGCCGACGCCCAGCAGGCGCGCCCGCGCGACCTGTCGACGCTGCGCGGCATCGTGACCATGGGCGCGCCCTTGGAGCGGCACGCCTGTCTGCGCTACCAGGAGGTGCTCACCCCGCGGATCTTCAACGGGTACGGCACCACGGAGGCGTTCTGGAACACCTTCCTGCGCCCGAGCGACCTGCCGGGCCACGCGGGCAGCGCCGGGCGGGCCTGTACCGACGACGACGTGGCGGTGGTCAGGATCCACGACGGCCGCCGGGCCGCCCCGGACGACTTCGCGGCCAAGGACGGCGCGGAGGTCGGCGAGGTGATCGTCCGCTCGCTGAAGGCCGGTTACGCCTACACCGCCCGGCCCGAGGAGCAGGCCGAGAACTACCGCGACGGCTGGCTGTACATCGGGGACCTGGCGACCTGGGACGAGGACGAGTACGTCACCATCGTCGGCCGCCGTGACGACATGATCATCTCGGGCGGCGAGAACATTCACCCGGTGCAGGTCGAGGAGGTGCTCAACGAGCACCCGGGGATCGCCGACGCGGCGGTGGTCGGAGCACCGGACCCCCGCTGGGGGCAGCTGGTCACCGCGTATGTGGTGCGCCGGGACCCGGAACTGACCGCGGCGGACTGCGAGAAGCACTGCCGTGCCCACCCGATGCTCGCGCCGTACAAGCGCCCGCGGGCGTACCGCTTCGTGGACGCGCTGCCGACCACGTCCACCGGCAAGAAGCTCCACTACGTGCTGCGCGAACAGGCCGCGCGGGACCTCACCGACGGGACGCTGCAGCGGGTCTGA